Proteins encoded in a region of the Massilia sp. UMI-21 genome:
- a CDS encoding cation:proton antiporter, whose product MPDLGFLQATPFYELTALLALAALVGYLGLLLHQPMIVCYIATGILAGQSVLGIVHSTDRIATLAELGVVVLLFLVGLKLDLHLVRTLGRVALATGLGQVVFTSGLGFLICLALGLDTVTALYIAVALTFSSTIIIVKLLSDKREVDSLHGRIAIGFLIVQDLVVVLAMMALSAFGIGSTGGGGEDSAWLRIGQVLAAGIAMLGLAGLFIRYLATPLVGRIAHSPELLITFALGWAALLAALGDHLGFGKELGGLLAGISLASTPYREAIVARLSSLRDFLLLFFFIALGAQLELGLLGAQVPSALLLSLFVLVGNPLIVLAIMGAMGYRKRTGFLAGLTVAQISEFSLIFMAMGMTLGHVDAEALGLVTLVGLVTIALSVYMITWSHTLYRWLEPFLDPFERSVPAREPAQGTAAALQASGGQHAGYDVILFGIGRYGSAIARRLRQDGVRLLAVDFNPEELRRWRAAGYDTVYVDACDEEAVASLPLGAAAWVVSAMPQHELGLTHEDPRLVLMNALKRQNYTGKLAVSTQREQEAELLKSKGADLVFLPFQDAAERAVERMREAGL is encoded by the coding sequence ATGCCTGATCTCGGATTCCTGCAGGCCACGCCGTTCTACGAGTTGACGGCGCTGCTCGCCCTGGCCGCGCTGGTCGGCTACCTGGGCCTGTTGCTGCACCAGCCCATGATCGTGTGCTACATCGCCACCGGCATCCTGGCCGGGCAGTCGGTGCTGGGGATCGTGCATTCGACCGACAGGATCGCGACGCTGGCGGAACTCGGTGTCGTGGTGTTGCTGTTCCTGGTCGGGCTCAAGCTCGACCTGCACCTGGTGCGCACGCTTGGCCGGGTAGCGCTGGCCACGGGGCTCGGCCAGGTAGTCTTCACCTCCGGCCTCGGCTTCCTGATCTGCCTGGCGCTCGGCCTGGACACGGTGACTGCGCTGTACATCGCCGTCGCGCTCACCTTTTCGAGCACCATCATCATCGTCAAGCTGCTGTCCGACAAAAGAGAGGTGGACTCGCTCCATGGCCGCATCGCCATCGGTTTCCTGATCGTCCAGGACCTGGTGGTGGTGCTGGCCATGATGGCGCTCTCCGCCTTCGGCATCGGCAGCACGGGCGGCGGCGGCGAAGACAGCGCCTGGCTGCGGATCGGCCAGGTACTGGCGGCCGGCATCGCCATGCTCGGCCTGGCCGGCCTGTTCATCCGTTACCTGGCGACGCCGCTGGTCGGCCGCATCGCACATTCGCCCGAGCTCTTGATCACCTTCGCGCTGGGCTGGGCGGCCTTGCTGGCCGCGCTCGGCGACCATCTCGGCTTCGGCAAGGAGCTGGGCGGGCTGCTGGCCGGGATCTCGCTGGCCTCGACGCCCTACCGCGAAGCGATCGTGGCGCGGCTGTCGTCCTTGCGCGACTTTTTGCTGCTGTTCTTCTTCATCGCGCTGGGCGCCCAGCTCGAGCTCGGACTGCTGGGCGCGCAAGTCCCGTCGGCGCTGCTGCTGTCCCTGTTCGTGCTGGTGGGGAATCCGCTCATCGTGCTGGCGATCATGGGCGCCATGGGCTACCGCAAGCGCACCGGTTTCCTGGCAGGTCTCACCGTGGCGCAGATCAGCGAGTTCTCGCTCATCTTCATGGCAATGGGCATGACGCTTGGCCATGTGGACGCTGAAGCGCTTGGCCTGGTGACCCTGGTCGGCCTGGTCACGATCGCGCTGTCGGTCTACATGATCACCTGGTCGCACACGCTGTACCGCTGGCTGGAGCCTTTCCTGGACCCGTTCGAACGCAGCGTGCCGGCACGCGAGCCGGCCCAGGGGACAGCGGCGGCGCTGCAGGCGTCCGGCGGACAACATGCAGGCTACGATGTCATCCTGTTCGGCATCGGACGCTACGGCTCGGCCATCGCGCGGCGCCTGCGCCAGGACGGGGTCAGGCTGCTGGCCGTGGATTTCAACCCCGAGGAACTGCGCCGCTGGCGCGCCGCCGGATACGACACGGTCTACGTCGACGCCTGCGACGAAGAAGCGGTGGCCTCGCTGCCGCTCGGGGCGGCAGCCTGGGTGGTGTCCGCCATGCCGCAACACGAACTGGGACTCACCCACGAAGACCCGCGCCTGGTCTTGATGAACGCGCTGAAACGCCAGAACTATACGGGGAAGCTCGCCGTCTCCACCCAGCGGGAGCAGGAAGCCGAACTGCTGAAGTCGAAAGGCGCGGACCTGGTCTTCCTTCCCTTCCAGGATGCGGCGGAGCGCGCGGTCGAAAGAATGCGCGAGGCCGGCCTGTAG
- a CDS encoding alpha/beta hydrolase, whose amino-acid sequence MPGLVPCQEPHHVEESALQHPVSCRSHVAAAMLALALSGTLQAATPGPDTVKVGDYHVQMATLGSGRYTVILEAGFGRDLGVWRNVAPALAKSAKVVAYSRAGHGKSDPRPEAPTIVARTNELEQLIAAARLTPPFVLVGHSYGGLLVRSYAVRHPEQVAGMVFVDPSDEGFNVELRKLDAAAVEQDTRLTEQFVPPKFQAELRSVQAVLDSGKLPFAGALPDVPVAVLTSVQKREQPQLFLETPAAVQVWRTLHERFFRTFSNGSHIVTAESGHNIHQEQPQLVVAAVEGVIAAAESARIKRVREAARAGLMRSVEQGGSDAHMAQALEASGLGEAEINRLGYELLGPRKQPQLAERLMKANAARFSTSDNVQDSYGEVLLAAGKPLEAKLQFMKAITLAKGQGKSDKVLAGYRANLAKAEGALAR is encoded by the coding sequence ATGCCTGGGCTGGTTCCGTGCCAGGAACCCCACCATGTCGAGGAGAGTGCATTGCAGCATCCCGTTTCCTGTCGTAGCCATGTCGCCGCCGCCATGCTGGCGCTCGCATTGTCCGGTACCCTCCAGGCGGCCACGCCCGGCCCTGACACCGTCAAGGTCGGCGACTACCATGTGCAGATGGCCACGCTCGGCTCCGGTCGCTACACCGTGATCCTGGAAGCCGGTTTCGGACGTGACCTGGGCGTGTGGCGCAACGTGGCCCCGGCCCTGGCCAAATCGGCGAAGGTGGTGGCGTATTCGCGCGCGGGACATGGCAAGTCCGACCCGCGGCCGGAGGCGCCGACCATCGTGGCGCGCACCAATGAGCTGGAACAGCTGATCGCCGCGGCACGCTTGACGCCGCCTTTCGTGCTGGTCGGGCATTCCTATGGCGGCTTACTGGTCCGCAGCTATGCCGTGCGCCATCCGGAGCAGGTCGCCGGCATGGTGTTCGTCGACCCGAGCGACGAAGGGTTCAATGTCGAGCTGCGCAAGCTCGACGCCGCGGCGGTCGAGCAGGACACCAGGCTCACCGAGCAGTTCGTGCCGCCGAAATTCCAGGCCGAGCTGCGCAGCGTGCAGGCGGTGCTCGACAGCGGCAAGCTGCCTTTCGCGGGCGCGCTGCCCGACGTGCCGGTGGCGGTCCTGACCTCGGTGCAGAAACGCGAGCAGCCGCAGCTCTTCCTCGAGACGCCGGCCGCGGTGCAGGTCTGGCGCACGCTGCACGAGCGCTTTTTCCGGACCTTCAGCAACGGCAGCCACATCGTGACCGCCGAGAGCGGCCACAACATCCACCAGGAGCAGCCGCAGCTGGTCGTCGCGGCGGTCGAAGGCGTGATCGCGGCAGCCGAAAGCGCGCGCATCAAGCGCGTGCGCGAAGCAGCGCGGGCCGGGTTGATGCGCAGTGTCGAGCAGGGCGGTAGCGATGCCCACATGGCCCAGGCGCTGGAAGCAAGCGGTTTGGGAGAAGCGGAGATCAATCGTCTGGGCTACGAGCTGCTCGGGCCGCGCAAGCAGCCCCAGCTCGCCGAACGCTTGATGAAAGCGAACGCCGCCAGGTTCAGCACTTCAGACAATGTTCAGGACAGCTATGGCGAAGTGCTGCTGGCGGCGGGCAAGCCGCTCGAGGCCAAGCTGCAGTTCATGAAGGCGATCACGCTGGCCAAAGGGCAGGGCAAGAGCGACAAGGTGCTGGCCGGCTACCGCGCCAACCTGGCCAAGGCCGAGGGGGCGCTGGCGCGCTGA
- a CDS encoding universal stress protein, whose translation MQTFDRILFVSRGLTQDVDALQQALSLARLYHADLHALLACPDFPDDLAKYKDGYTRWLSQQLEGAIQVARERSGVGEQEVPVPVAVECGDAPAVRIIRQVLRNAHDLVVKEAEKKEDGKGFAAVDMELLRKCPCPVWLGRPLGKPWSEAKVGVAIDPQSPEPEGQALSLRLLQLARSLADTCKAELTVISCWDYPAEEYLRGSPWVNIPEEELLEAVLGVQHRHRRALDRAIRKSGIGASIQVQHVRGRPEQRIPQLTKERNIDLLVMGSLGRTGIPGFVIGNTAENVVQGLACSLLALKPDGFISPVKAC comes from the coding sequence ATGCAAACATTTGATCGCATTTTGTTTGTCAGCCGCGGCCTCACCCAGGACGTCGACGCCTTGCAGCAGGCGCTCAGTCTTGCCCGCCTCTACCACGCAGACCTGCACGCCCTGCTCGCCTGCCCCGACTTTCCCGACGATCTGGCGAAATACAAGGACGGCTACACGCGCTGGCTGTCCCAGCAACTGGAAGGCGCCATCCAGGTGGCGCGCGAAAGGAGCGGGGTCGGAGAACAGGAGGTGCCGGTTCCGGTGGCGGTCGAATGCGGCGATGCTCCCGCCGTGCGCATCATCCGCCAGGTGCTGAGGAATGCGCACGATCTCGTGGTCAAGGAAGCGGAGAAGAAAGAAGATGGCAAGGGATTCGCGGCGGTCGACATGGAACTGCTGCGCAAGTGTCCTTGTCCAGTCTGGCTGGGCCGCCCGCTCGGCAAGCCCTGGAGCGAAGCCAAGGTAGGCGTTGCGATCGATCCGCAGAGCCCCGAACCGGAAGGACAGGCGCTGTCGCTGCGCCTGCTGCAACTGGCCCGCTCGCTGGCCGATACCTGCAAGGCGGAATTGACGGTTATTTCCTGTTGGGATTATCCGGCGGAAGAGTATCTGCGCGGCAGCCCGTGGGTCAACATACCAGAGGAAGAACTGCTCGAAGCCGTGCTCGGCGTACAGCACCGGCACCGGCGCGCCCTGGACCGGGCCATCCGGAAGTCCGGCATCGGCGCAAGCATCCAGGTGCAGCATGTGCGCGGCCGCCCCGAGCAGCGCATTCCCCAACTGACGAAAGAACGCAATATCGACCTCCTGGTCATGGGCAGCCTGGGGCGGACCGGCATTCCCGGCTTCGTGATCGGCAACACCGCGGAGAACGTGGTCCAGGGGCTCGCATGCTCGCTGCTAGCACTCAAGCCGGACGGTTTCATCTCTCCGGTCAAGGCCTGCTGA
- a CDS encoding TonB-dependent receptor — MNQPKKRVLLATALVSAMASAFAQEAANSQSGQASAPSTVVVLGSRTQAKTALDTAVPVGLISAKDLQSAGSLELGKVLQDLDPSFNFTTTFISDGTDIIRPATLRGLGPDQLLVLVNGKRRHQQALVNVQQTIGRGSAGTDINAIPLSAIQSIEVLRDGAAAQYGSDAIAGVINIVLKKGVTDTQLSASAGTTSEGDGDTYAASAHKGIALGQDGGYLNLSLEGRRRNETNRAGVDQLRVDPPRVTQRIGDSLAKDGYLWMNAALPVGGGELYAFGGASRRTGDAAGFFRSAGDARNVPAVYPNGFLPNILTTVKDASLAVGYKHDLSNDWSVDLSLNHGRSELGFHERNSINVSYYYETGSSPLEADTGKLKFDQTTLNLDFKGSVDFAGAPLYIGTGFEWRQDNYQIVAGDPVSYQYGRSNNPAIVIRDQSGGIAASGIQGFPGYTPGTEVDDGRHNTAYYLDLERKLGDLLSLGAALRHERYSDFGNTTIGKLSVRYDPSRLIGLRASASTGFRAPGVQQKFYSSVSTNLNAAGVLTETLTARENSAVTRAFGIAPLQEETSKSASVGMILRPTQNFSVTADLYRTNIDDRIVFSSNIAPESGACTTAAACPIKAILDPLRVGQAQFFTNAIDTSTTGFDLVAQHTTRGQGSTLVLSGQLGFNRTKVKDRRSQSPVLSGEQLFDDTQVTLIEKGQPRQHHVVAADYTVGQWNATARANYFGEVEGQGFTPGFIQTWSAKWILDLTGRYNFSKKLSLTAGVNNVFDTYPTKWDPVRAAPFPQLGFTYCWETCPFGINGRSMYAKLDYAF; from the coding sequence ATGAATCAACCGAAGAAGCGGGTATTGCTGGCGACCGCACTGGTATCGGCCATGGCATCGGCGTTCGCGCAGGAAGCCGCGAACAGCCAGAGCGGGCAGGCCAGCGCGCCGTCCACGGTCGTCGTGCTGGGTTCGCGCACCCAGGCCAAGACCGCGCTCGACACCGCCGTGCCGGTCGGCCTGATCAGTGCCAAGGACCTGCAGTCGGCCGGCTCGCTCGAACTCGGCAAGGTGCTGCAGGACCTCGACCCGTCCTTCAACTTCACCACGACCTTCATCAGCGACGGCACCGACATCATCCGCCCCGCCACCCTGCGCGGCCTCGGCCCCGACCAGCTGCTGGTGCTGGTCAACGGCAAGCGCCGCCACCAGCAGGCGCTGGTCAACGTGCAGCAGACCATCGGCCGCGGCTCGGCCGGCACCGACATCAATGCGATTCCGCTGTCCGCGATCCAGTCGATCGAGGTGCTGCGCGACGGCGCCGCCGCGCAGTACGGCTCGGACGCGATCGCCGGCGTGATCAACATCGTGCTCAAGAAGGGCGTCACCGATACCCAGCTCAGCGCCAGCGCCGGCACCACCAGCGAAGGCGACGGCGACACCTATGCCGCCAGCGCCCACAAGGGCATCGCCCTGGGCCAGGACGGCGGCTACCTGAACCTGTCGCTTGAAGGCCGGCGCCGCAACGAAACCAATCGCGCCGGCGTCGACCAGCTGCGCGTGGATCCGCCGCGCGTGACCCAGCGCATCGGCGACAGCCTGGCCAAGGACGGCTACCTGTGGATGAACGCGGCGCTGCCGGTCGGCGGCGGCGAACTGTACGCCTTTGGCGGCGCCTCCAGGCGCACCGGCGACGCCGCCGGCTTCTTCCGCTCCGCGGGCGACGCGCGCAACGTGCCGGCGGTGTACCCGAACGGCTTCCTGCCGAACATCCTCACCACGGTCAAGGATGCCTCGCTGGCGGTCGGCTACAAGCACGACCTGTCGAACGACTGGAGCGTGGACCTGAGCCTCAACCACGGCCGCAGCGAACTCGGTTTCCACGAGCGCAACTCGATCAACGTCAGCTACTACTACGAGACCGGCAGTTCGCCGCTCGAAGCCGATACCGGCAAGCTGAAGTTCGACCAGACCACCCTCAACCTCGACTTCAAAGGATCGGTGGACTTCGCCGGCGCCCCGCTCTACATCGGTACCGGCTTCGAGTGGCGCCAGGACAACTACCAGATCGTCGCGGGCGACCCGGTGTCCTACCAGTACGGGCGCAGCAACAACCCGGCCATCGTCATCCGCGACCAGTCGGGCGGCATCGCGGCTTCCGGCATCCAGGGCTTCCCGGGCTACACCCCGGGCACCGAAGTGGACGACGGCCGCCACAACACCGCCTATTACCTCGACCTCGAACGCAAGCTCGGCGACCTGCTCTCGTTGGGGGCGGCCCTGCGCCACGAGCGCTACTCGGACTTCGGCAACACCACCATCGGCAAGCTGAGCGTGCGCTACGACCCGTCGCGCCTGATCGGCCTGCGCGCCAGCGCCTCGACCGGTTTCCGCGCCCCGGGGGTGCAGCAGAAGTTCTACAGCTCGGTGTCGACCAACCTGAACGCCGCCGGCGTGCTGACCGAAACCCTGACCGCGCGCGAGAACAGCGCCGTGACCCGCGCCTTCGGCATCGCACCGCTGCAGGAAGAAACCTCGAAGAGCGCCAGCGTCGGCATGATCCTGCGCCCGACCCAGAACTTCTCGGTCACGGCCGACCTGTACCGCACCAACATCGATGACCGCATCGTGTTCTCGTCGAATATCGCGCCCGAATCGGGCGCCTGCACGACCGCAGCCGCCTGCCCGATCAAGGCCATCCTCGATCCGCTGCGCGTCGGCCAGGCGCAGTTCTTCACCAATGCGATCGACACCTCGACCACCGGCTTCGACCTGGTGGCCCAGCACACCACCCGCGGCCAAGGCTCGACCCTGGTGCTGTCCGGCCAGCTCGGCTTCAACCGCACCAAGGTGAAGGACCGCCGTTCGCAGTCGCCAGTGCTCTCCGGCGAGCAGCTGTTCGACGACACGCAAGTGACCCTGATCGAAAAGGGCCAGCCGCGCCAGCACCACGTGGTGGCGGCCGACTATACCGTCGGCCAGTGGAACGCGACGGCGCGCGCCAACTACTTCGGCGAAGTGGAAGGCCAAGGCTTCACCCCGGGCTTCATCCAGACCTGGTCGGCGAAGTGGATCCTCGACCTGACCGGCCGCTACAACTTCAGCAAGAAACTGAGCCTGACGGCGGGCGTCAACAACGTGTTCGACACCTACCCGACCAAGTGGGATCCGGTCAGGGCGGCGCCATTCCCGCAGCTGGGCTTTACCTACTGCTGGGAGACCTGCCCGTTCGGCATCAACGGCCGGTCGATGTACGCGAAGCTGGATTACGCCTTCTAG
- a CDS encoding cation-transporting P-type ATPase, protein MEGAWHSLAAADALARVHSSATGLDGEEARARLARHGPNRLPEAPQRSAFMRFLLQFHNILIYVLLACAAVTAALAHWVDTGVILAVVVANAVIGHIQEGKAEQAMNAIRHMLAPQANVIRGGERMRIDGEQLVPGDIVLLEAGDKVPADLRLVGAHGMSIQEAILTGESVPVTKGLKPVAPEAPLGDRSCMAFSGTLVAGGQGKGVVVGTGGDTEIGRISGLLARVETLSTPLVSQMDIFARWLTILILLVAGLLLAYGYFVGAQDFGTMFMAVVGLSVAAIPEGLPAVLTITLALGVQAMARRHAIVRRLPAIEAIGSVSVICTDKTGTLTRNEMMVASLLTHRHGFVLDGTGYEPKGVLTLDDAPIAPAEHAVLAEIARAAILCNDAALHETGGRWCVEGDPMEGALLAFAGKMDLDAHRERAAWTRTDTIPFDARHRFMATLNHDHERHAFVFVKGAPERILSMCRCQRGGGGLGATEPLDAAYWNRQAERVAARGQRVLAFAAKPLRPEHTVLEHADVEGSLVLLGMVGMIDPPRAEAVAAVAECHGAGIRVKMITGDHATTAAAIGRQIGLRNPDTVLTGADLDGMDEARFRQAVLDCDIFARTSPEHKLRLVMALQAHGLAVAMTGDGVNDAPALKRADAGIAMGQKGSEAAKEAAELVLADDNFASIAAAVREGRTVYDNIKKVISWTLPTNAGEAMTIIVALLFGMTLPITPVQILWINLITAITLGIALAFEPTEENTMRRPPRARDEPLLNGHLVWHIVLVSGLFLAGVYGIFSLAIARGYPLELARTLALNTLVVMEIFHLFFIRNIYGTSLTWKAVRGTRVIWTVVAVITVAQIAITYLAPLQRVFGTAAIPFADGLLVIGIGAALFAIIETEKQLRLRLAASRRAMQDHA, encoded by the coding sequence CTGGAGGGCGCATGGCACAGCCTGGCGGCGGCGGATGCGCTTGCCCGCGTGCACAGCTCGGCCACGGGTCTGGACGGGGAAGAAGCGCGCGCGCGACTGGCGCGCCACGGTCCCAACCGTCTCCCGGAGGCCCCGCAGCGCAGTGCCTTCATGCGCTTCCTGCTGCAGTTTCACAACATCCTGATCTACGTGCTGCTCGCCTGCGCCGCCGTCACGGCGGCGCTTGCCCACTGGGTCGATACCGGCGTGATCCTGGCGGTCGTCGTCGCCAACGCCGTCATCGGCCATATCCAGGAAGGCAAGGCGGAACAGGCGATGAACGCCATCCGCCACATGCTGGCGCCCCAGGCCAACGTGATCCGTGGGGGCGAGCGCATGCGCATCGACGGCGAGCAGTTGGTGCCGGGCGACATCGTGCTGCTGGAAGCCGGCGACAAGGTGCCCGCCGACCTGCGCCTGGTCGGCGCCCATGGCATGTCGATACAGGAGGCGATCCTGACCGGCGAGTCGGTGCCGGTCACCAAGGGCCTCAAGCCGGTCGCGCCTGAAGCGCCGCTCGGCGACCGTTCCTGCATGGCATTCTCCGGCACCCTGGTCGCCGGGGGCCAGGGCAAGGGCGTGGTGGTGGGTACCGGCGGCGACACCGAGATCGGACGCATCAGCGGGCTGCTGGCGCGGGTGGAAACCCTGAGCACGCCGCTGGTGAGCCAGATGGACATCTTCGCGCGCTGGCTGACCATCCTGATCCTGCTGGTCGCGGGGCTGCTGCTGGCCTACGGCTATTTCGTGGGCGCGCAGGACTTCGGCACCATGTTCATGGCCGTGGTCGGGCTGTCCGTCGCCGCCATTCCCGAAGGCTTGCCCGCCGTGCTGACGATCACGCTGGCGCTGGGCGTGCAGGCCATGGCGCGGCGCCACGCCATCGTGCGGCGCCTGCCGGCGATCGAGGCGATCGGCTCGGTGTCCGTCATCTGCACCGACAAGACCGGCACGCTCACCCGCAACGAAATGATGGTGGCCTCGCTGCTCACGCATCGGCACGGCTTCGTGCTGGACGGCACCGGCTATGAGCCGAAGGGCGTGCTCACGCTGGACGACGCGCCGATCGCACCGGCCGAGCACGCGGTGCTGGCGGAAATCGCGCGTGCGGCCATCCTGTGCAACGATGCGGCGCTGCACGAAACCGGAGGGCGGTGGTGCGTGGAAGGCGATCCGATGGAAGGGGCGCTGCTGGCCTTCGCGGGCAAGATGGACCTGGACGCGCATCGCGAGCGCGCCGCCTGGACACGCACCGATACCATTCCCTTCGATGCCCGGCACCGCTTCATGGCAACGCTGAACCATGACCACGAGCGGCATGCTTTCGTGTTCGTGAAAGGCGCGCCGGAGCGCATCCTGTCGATGTGCCGGTGCCAGCGCGGCGGTGGCGGCCTGGGCGCCACCGAGCCGCTCGACGCGGCCTACTGGAACAGGCAGGCGGAACGCGTGGCGGCGCGCGGCCAGCGCGTGCTGGCCTTCGCCGCGAAGCCGCTCCGGCCCGAGCACACCGTGCTGGAACATGCGGACGTGGAAGGGTCGCTGGTCCTGCTCGGCATGGTCGGCATGATCGATCCGCCCCGCGCGGAAGCGGTGGCCGCGGTGGCCGAATGCCATGGGGCGGGCATCCGCGTCAAGATGATCACCGGCGACCACGCCACCACCGCCGCGGCGATCGGCAGGCAGATCGGGCTGCGCAACCCGGACACGGTCCTGACCGGCGCCGACCTCGACGGCATGGACGAGGCGCGTTTCCGCCAGGCGGTGCTCGACTGCGACATCTTCGCCCGCACCAGCCCCGAACACAAGCTGCGCCTCGTGATGGCGCTGCAGGCGCACGGGCTGGCGGTGGCCATGACCGGCGACGGCGTCAACGACGCGCCGGCGCTCAAGCGCGCCGATGCGGGCATCGCCATGGGACAGAAGGGCAGCGAAGCCGCCAAGGAAGCGGCCGAACTGGTGCTGGCCGACGATAATTTCGCCTCCATCGCCGCCGCCGTGCGCGAAGGCCGCACGGTGTACGACAACATCAAGAAAGTGATCAGCTGGACCCTGCCCACCAACGCAGGCGAAGCCATGACCATCATCGTCGCCCTGCTGTTCGGCATGACCCTGCCCATCACGCCGGTACAGATCCTGTGGATCAACCTGATCACCGCGATCACGCTGGGCATCGCGCTGGCCTTCGAGCCGACCGAGGAAAACACCATGCGCCGCCCCCCGCGCGCGCGCGACGAGCCCCTGCTGAACGGACACCTGGTATGGCATATCGTGCTGGTGTCGGGCCTGTTCCTGGCCGGGGTGTACGGCATTTTCTCCCTCGCCATCGCGCGCGGCTATCCGCTGGAACTGGCGCGCACCCTGGCGCTCAACACCCTGGTGGTGATGGAAATCTTCCATCTCTTCTTCATCCGCAACATCTACGGCACCTCGCTCACCTGGAAAGCCGTGCGCGGCACCCGGGTGATCTGGACCGTGGTCGCCGTGATCACCGTGGCGCAGATCGCCATCACCTACCTGGCGCCGCTGCAGCGGGTGTTCGGCACGGCCGCCATTCCTTTCGCGGATGGGCTGCTGGTGATCGGCATCGGCGCCGCCCTGTTCGCCATCATCGAAACCGAAAAGCAGCTCCGCCTGCGCCTCGCGGCGAGCAGGCGAGCCATGCAAGACCATGCCTGA